In one Myotis daubentonii chromosome 1, mMyoDau2.1, whole genome shotgun sequence genomic region, the following are encoded:
- the LOC132215911 gene encoding alcohol dehydrogenase 1-like, which produces MEQTELSTDTANKVILCRAAIAWRANAPLSIELLEVDPPKACEVRIKILSSGICGSDLHILEGRNKVPLPAVLGHEGAGIIESVGEGVTSVKPGDKVLTLPLPECRECCFCLHPKGNVCVKEDILFPTGLMLDGTSRFTCKAQKIHHLFGTSTFTEYTVVHEIAVVKIDDASPMNKVCIISCEVPTGFGAVFNTAKVTPGSTCVVFGLGGIGSAIVMACKASGACRIIGVDINEKKFPRARALGATDFLNPRNLTKPVQQVVAEMTGFGADFAFEAIGLIDTMVAALESCRRSYGVCVIMGVAPNREQLSFDPQLINSGRTLKGSFLGEYKSRDCIPKLVTDYLQKKINIDPLITHTFHFERINNAFEVLQDENENCIRCVLLF; this is translated from the exons gtgatTTTATGCCGGGCAGCCATTGCCTGGAGGGCAAATGCTCCCCTGTCCATTGAACTACTTGAAGTTGATCCACCAAAGGCTTGTGAGGTTCGAATTAAG ATTCTATCTTCTGGGATCTGTGGTTCCGATCTGCACATCCTAGAAGGGAGAAACAAAGTACCTCTTCCTGCAGTTTTGGGCCATGAGGGAGCTGGAATCATAGAGAGTGTTGGAGAAGGTGTAACCTCTGTGAAACCAG GAGATAAAGTCTTAACGTTACCTCTTCCAGAGTGCAGAGAATGCTGTTTCTGTTTGCACCCCAAGGGCAACGTATGTGTGAAGGAAGA TATTCTTTTTCCAACTGGATTAATGTTAGATGGAACCAGCAGGTTTACCTGCAAAGCACAGAAGATTCATCATCTTTTTGGCACTAGCACCTTCACTGAATATACTGTTGTGCATGAAATTGCAGTGGTAAAAATTGATGATGCTTCTCCAATGAATAAAGTCTGTATCATTAGCTGTGAGGTGCCTACGGGCTTTGGAGCCGTGTTTAACACTGCAAAG GTTACTCCTGGTTCCACCTGTGTTGTCTTTGGACTTGGAGGAATTGGTTCAGCCATAGTCATGGCATGCAAAGCCTCTGGTGCTTGTAGGATCATTGGGGTTGACATCAACGAGAAGAAATTTCCCAGGGCAAGAGCATTAGGAGCCACAGATTTTCTCAACCCTCGGAACCTCACGAAGCCTGTTCAGCAGGTGGTAGCTGAAATGACAGGCTTCGGTGCTGACTTTGCCTTTGAGGCCATCGGACTCATTGATACCATG GTTGCGGCTTTGGAGTCATGCCGTCGGAGCTATGGAGTCTGTGTGATTATGGGAGTAGCCCCCAACCGTGAACAACTCTCCTTTGATCCACAGTTGATTAACTCTGGGAGAACCCTGAAAGGCAGCTTTTTGGGAG AGTACAAAAGCAGAGATTGCATTCCTAAACTTGTAACTGACTACctgcaaaaaaaaatcaacatagatCCACTTATAACGCATACATTccattttgaaagaataaacaatgcATTTGAAGTGCTCcaggatgaaaatgaaaattg TATCCGCTGTGTCCTCTTGTTTTGA